A window from Zingiber officinale cultivar Zhangliang chromosome 7A, Zo_v1.1, whole genome shotgun sequence encodes these proteins:
- the LOC122003079 gene encoding transcription factor TGA2.2-like isoform X1: MANNQNHRASATAHLAAPGPSSQAIARFFDDEGGGGSYFGELEEALVQLRESSSAGDRNCAATLEIFPSWPTRVRPFVGFEKKIETCRSSSDSAAAGSGGAAFMAAATAGTTTSESSRPSSLDKKNNMTGSMTGKGGKKLDAKTLRRLAQNREAAKKSRLRKKAYVQQLESSRIRLQQLEQELQRAKSQGLMVGVGGSANGAVSSGAAMFDVEYARWLDDNCKHIAGLRAALHSRLPDGNLSTILDDCIANYDHLFRLKAITVNSDVFHLLNGAWMTPAERCFLWIGGFRPSDLLKVLIPQLDPLTEQQLVGMCNLKQSSHQAEEALSQGLLQLHCSLIDTVAGGAASLSTDTSTVDVGNYMNQMVVALDKLTNLEGFVRQADNLRQQMIHQLRRTLTVRQAARCFLAIGEYYTRLRALSSLWASRPPQQDSVIGASTPPLQTLHQPERPVHFSPY, translated from the exons ATGGCAAATAATCAAAATCACAGAGCCAGCGCAACTGCTCATCTTGCTGCCCCTGGACCTTCATCTCAAGCTATAGCCAgattctt tgatgatgaagggggaggaggTTCATACTTTGGGGAGCTGGAGGAGGCCCTCGTGCAGCTAAGGGAGAGCAGCAGCGCCGGAGACAGAAACT GCGCAGCCACGCTCGAGATCTTCCCTTCCTGGCCAACCAGAGTAAGACCCTTTGTTGGGTTTGAGAAGAAGATAGAGACTTGCAGGAGCAGTTCCGACTCCGCCGCCGCCGGCAGCGGCGGCGCCGCCTTCATGGCTGCAGCGACAGCAGGAACAACGACAAGTGAAAGCTCTCGGCCTTCATCTCTAGACAAG AAAAATAATATGACCGGTTCAATGACAGGGAAAGGTGGAAAGAAACTCGATGCCAAG actcTGAGGCGTTTGGCTCAAAATAGAGAGGCAGCGAAGAAGAGCAGACTGAGAAAAAAG GCTTATGTGCAACAATTGGAGTCGAGTAGGATTAGGCTTCAGCAGCTTGAGCAAGAACTCCAAAGAGCTAAATCACAG GGGCTCATGGTGGGGGTAGGAGGGAGTGCAAATGGAGCTGTTAGTTCAG GAGCTGCCATGTTCGACGTGGAATACGCCCGGTGGCTGGACGACAACTGCAAGCACATCGCCGGCCTCCGCGCCGCCCTCCATTCTCGCCTCCCCGACGGCAACCTCAGCACCATCCTCGACGACTGCATCGCCAACTACGACCACCTCTTCCGCCTCAAAGCCATCACCGTCAACTCCGACGTCTTCCACCTTCTCAACGGCGCCTGGATGACTCCGGCCGAGCGCTGCTTCCTCTGGATCGGCGGATTCAGGCCCTCCGACCTCCTCAAGGTCCTCATCCCTCAGCTGGACCCATTGACGGAGCAGCAACTGGTGGGGATGTGCAATCTCAAGCAGTCGTCGCACCAGGCGGAGGAGGCGCTGTCGCAGGGCCTCCTCCAGCTCCATTGCTCCCTCATCGACACCGTCGCCGGCGGCGCCGCCTCTCTCAGCACGGACACCTCCACCGTCGACGTCGGAAACTACATGAACCAGATGGTCGTTGCGCTCGACAAGCTCACTAATCTCGAAGGATTCGTCCGCCAA GCCGACAACTTGAGACAGCAGATGATCCACCAGTTGCGCCGGACTCTGACCGTCCGGCAAGCGGCGAGATGCTTCCTGGCGATCGGCGAATACTACACCCGCCTTCGCGCCCTGAGCTCGCTCTGGGCTTCTCGGCCGCCTCAGCA GGACTCGGTGATCGGAGCCTCTACGCCGCCCCTGCAGACTCTTCATCAACCGGAGCGGCCGGTTCATTTTTCACCCTACTGA
- the LOC122003079 gene encoding transcription factor HBP-1b(c38)-like isoform X2, whose amino-acid sequence MANNQNHRASATAHLAAPGPSSQAIARFFDDEGGGGSYFGELEEALVQLRESSSAGDRNCAATLEIFPSWPTRVRPFVGFEKKIETCRSSSDSAAAGSGGAAFMAAATAGTTTSESSRPSSLDKKNNMTGSMTGKGGKKLDAKTLRRLAQNREAAKKSRLRKKAYVQQLESSRIRLQQLEQELQRAKSQGLMVGVGGSANGAVSSGAAMFDVEYARWLDDNCKHIAGLRAALHSRLPDGNLSTILDDCIANYDHLFRLKAITVNSDVFHLLNGAWMTPAERCFLWIGGFRPSDLLKVLIPQLDPLTEQQLVGMCNLKQSSHQAEEALSQGLLQLHCSLIDTVAGGAASLSTDTSTVDVGNYMNQMVVALDKLTNLEGFVRQADNLRQQMIHQLRRTLTVRQAARCFLAIGEYYTRLRALSSLWASRPPQQ is encoded by the exons ATGGCAAATAATCAAAATCACAGAGCCAGCGCAACTGCTCATCTTGCTGCCCCTGGACCTTCATCTCAAGCTATAGCCAgattctt tgatgatgaagggggaggaggTTCATACTTTGGGGAGCTGGAGGAGGCCCTCGTGCAGCTAAGGGAGAGCAGCAGCGCCGGAGACAGAAACT GCGCAGCCACGCTCGAGATCTTCCCTTCCTGGCCAACCAGAGTAAGACCCTTTGTTGGGTTTGAGAAGAAGATAGAGACTTGCAGGAGCAGTTCCGACTCCGCCGCCGCCGGCAGCGGCGGCGCCGCCTTCATGGCTGCAGCGACAGCAGGAACAACGACAAGTGAAAGCTCTCGGCCTTCATCTCTAGACAAG AAAAATAATATGACCGGTTCAATGACAGGGAAAGGTGGAAAGAAACTCGATGCCAAG actcTGAGGCGTTTGGCTCAAAATAGAGAGGCAGCGAAGAAGAGCAGACTGAGAAAAAAG GCTTATGTGCAACAATTGGAGTCGAGTAGGATTAGGCTTCAGCAGCTTGAGCAAGAACTCCAAAGAGCTAAATCACAG GGGCTCATGGTGGGGGTAGGAGGGAGTGCAAATGGAGCTGTTAGTTCAG GAGCTGCCATGTTCGACGTGGAATACGCCCGGTGGCTGGACGACAACTGCAAGCACATCGCCGGCCTCCGCGCCGCCCTCCATTCTCGCCTCCCCGACGGCAACCTCAGCACCATCCTCGACGACTGCATCGCCAACTACGACCACCTCTTCCGCCTCAAAGCCATCACCGTCAACTCCGACGTCTTCCACCTTCTCAACGGCGCCTGGATGACTCCGGCCGAGCGCTGCTTCCTCTGGATCGGCGGATTCAGGCCCTCCGACCTCCTCAAGGTCCTCATCCCTCAGCTGGACCCATTGACGGAGCAGCAACTGGTGGGGATGTGCAATCTCAAGCAGTCGTCGCACCAGGCGGAGGAGGCGCTGTCGCAGGGCCTCCTCCAGCTCCATTGCTCCCTCATCGACACCGTCGCCGGCGGCGCCGCCTCTCTCAGCACGGACACCTCCACCGTCGACGTCGGAAACTACATGAACCAGATGGTCGTTGCGCTCGACAAGCTCACTAATCTCGAAGGATTCGTCCGCCAA GCCGACAACTTGAGACAGCAGATGATCCACCAGTTGCGCCGGACTCTGACCGTCCGGCAAGCGGCGAGATGCTTCCTGGCGATCGGCGAATACTACACCCGCCTTCGCGCCCTGAGCTCGCTCTGGGCTTCTCGGCCGCCTCAGCAGTAA
- the LOC122003079 gene encoding transcription factor TGA9-like isoform X3: MANNQNHRASATAHLAAPGPSSQAIARFFDDEGGGGSYFGELEEALVQLRESSSAGDRNCAATLEIFPSWPTRVRPFVGFEKKIETCRSSSDSAAAGSGGAAFMAAATAGTTTSESSRPSSLDKKNNMTGSMTGKGGKKLDAKTLRRLAQNREAAKKSRLRKKAYVQQLESSRIRLQQLEQELQRAKSQGLMVGVGGSANGAVSSVWCRSCHVRRGIRPVAGRQLQAHRRPPRRPPFSPPRRQPQHHPRRLHRQLRPPLPPQSHHRQLRRLPPSQRRLDDSGRALLPLDRRIQALRPPQGPHPSAGPIDGAATGGDVQSQAVVAPGGGGAVAGPPPAPLLPHRHRRRRRRLSQHGHLHRRRRKLHEPDGRCARQAH; encoded by the exons ATGGCAAATAATCAAAATCACAGAGCCAGCGCAACTGCTCATCTTGCTGCCCCTGGACCTTCATCTCAAGCTATAGCCAgattctt tgatgatgaagggggaggaggTTCATACTTTGGGGAGCTGGAGGAGGCCCTCGTGCAGCTAAGGGAGAGCAGCAGCGCCGGAGACAGAAACT GCGCAGCCACGCTCGAGATCTTCCCTTCCTGGCCAACCAGAGTAAGACCCTTTGTTGGGTTTGAGAAGAAGATAGAGACTTGCAGGAGCAGTTCCGACTCCGCCGCCGCCGGCAGCGGCGGCGCCGCCTTCATGGCTGCAGCGACAGCAGGAACAACGACAAGTGAAAGCTCTCGGCCTTCATCTCTAGACAAG AAAAATAATATGACCGGTTCAATGACAGGGAAAGGTGGAAAGAAACTCGATGCCAAG actcTGAGGCGTTTGGCTCAAAATAGAGAGGCAGCGAAGAAGAGCAGACTGAGAAAAAAG GCTTATGTGCAACAATTGGAGTCGAGTAGGATTAGGCTTCAGCAGCTTGAGCAAGAACTCCAAAGAGCTAAATCACAG GGGCTCATGGTGGGGGTAGGAGGGAGTGCAAATGGAGCTGTTAGTTCAG TCTGGTGCAGGAGCTGCCATGTTCGACGTGGAATACGCCCGGTGGCTGGACGACAACTGCAAGCACATCGCCGGCCTCCGCGCCGCCCTCCATTCTCGCCTCCCCGACGGCAACCTCAGCACCATCCTCGACGACTGCATCGCCAACTACGACCACCTCTTCCGCCTCAAAGCCATCACCGTCAACTCCGACGTCTTCCACCTTCTCAACGGCGCCTGGATGACTCCGGCCGAGCGCTGCTTCCTCTGGATCGGCGGATTCAGGCCCTCCGACCTCCTCAAGGTCCTCATCCCTCAGCTGGACCCATTGACGGAGCAGCAACTGGTGGGGATGTGCAATCTCAAGCAGTCGTCGCACCAGGCGGAGGAGGCGCTGTCGCAGGGCCTCCTCCAGCTCCATTGCTCCCTCATCGACACCGTCGCCGGCGGCGCCGCCTCTCTCAGCACGGACACCTCCACCGTCGACGTCGGAAACTACATGAACCAGATGGTCGTTGCGCTCGACAAGCTCACTAA